From a single Microbacterium murale genomic region:
- a CDS encoding PhoH family protein — protein sequence MLDTSVLLSDPQAFFRFAEHSIVLPVVVITELEGKRHDPEIGYFARQTLRHLDELRIEHGRLDFPVPIGEGGTLRVELNNTDGSVLPSGIRLGDNDSRILAVAMHLAEDGQDVTIVSKDLPMRVKAASLGISAEEYLAEQAVDSGWTGIANLDLSGDEISDLYESEVGISEEARGLPVNTGLIIHSERGSALGRISGDGEYRLVRGDREVFGMHGRSAEQRIAIDLLTDPDVGIVSLGGRAGTGKSALALCAGLEAVLERQQQKKIIVFRPLFAVGGQELGYLPGDQGEKMGPWGQAVFDTLGSVVSGNVMEEVVERGILEVLPLTHIRGRSLHDAFVIVDEAQSLERNVLLTVLSRMGQNSRVVLTHDVGQRDNLRVGRHDGIASVIETLKGHDLFAHVTLMRSERSAIAALVTELLEGGELN from the coding sequence GTGCTCGACACCTCGGTGCTGCTGTCGGATCCGCAGGCGTTCTTCCGCTTCGCCGAGCACTCGATCGTGCTTCCGGTCGTCGTGATCACGGAACTGGAGGGCAAACGGCACGATCCGGAGATCGGCTACTTCGCACGGCAGACGCTGCGGCACCTGGACGAGCTGCGTATCGAGCACGGGCGACTCGACTTTCCGGTGCCCATCGGCGAGGGAGGCACCCTCCGTGTCGAGCTGAACAACACCGACGGATCGGTGCTGCCCAGCGGCATCCGTCTCGGTGACAACGACAGCCGTATCCTCGCGGTCGCGATGCACCTGGCGGAGGACGGACAGGACGTCACGATCGTCTCCAAGGACCTGCCGATGCGGGTCAAGGCGGCATCCCTCGGCATCTCCGCCGAGGAATACCTCGCAGAGCAGGCCGTCGACTCCGGCTGGACCGGCATCGCGAATCTCGACCTCTCCGGCGATGAGATCAGCGACCTGTACGAGAGCGAGGTCGGCATCAGTGAGGAGGCCCGCGGACTTCCGGTCAACACGGGTCTCATCATCCACTCCGAGCGTGGATCGGCGCTCGGCAGGATCTCCGGCGACGGCGAATACCGGCTGGTGCGCGGGGACCGCGAGGTGTTCGGAATGCACGGTCGGTCGGCGGAACAGCGCATCGCGATCGACCTGCTCACCGACCCGGACGTCGGGATCGTCTCACTCGGCGGTCGTGCCGGCACCGGCAAGTCGGCGCTCGCGCTCTGCGCAGGGCTGGAGGCAGTGCTCGAGCGGCAGCAGCAGAAGAAGATCATCGTGTTCCGGCCGCTGTTCGCCGTCGGCGGGCAGGAGCTCGGATACCTTCCCGGAGATCAGGGCGAGAAGATGGGGCCCTGGGGTCAGGCGGTCTTCGACACTCTCGGATCGGTGGTCTCGGGCAACGTGATGGAGGAGGTCGTCGAGCGCGGCATCCTCGAGGTGCTTCCGCTGACGCACATCCGCGGACGCTCGCTGCACGACGCGTTCGTGATCGTGGATGAGGCTCAGTCGCTGGAGCGCAACGTGCTGCTGACGGTGCTGAGCCGGATGGGCCAGAACTCCCGCGTCGTGCTCACCCACGACGTCGGACAGCGCGACAACCTGCGCGTCGGACGTCACGACGGCATCGCCTCGGTGATCGAGACGCTGAAGGGGCACGATCTGTTCGCCCACGTGACCCTGATGCGTTCGGAGCGTTCGGCGATCGCCGCGCTGGTCACGGAGCTGCTGGAGGGCGGGGAACTCAACTAG